The Romeriopsis navalis LEGE 11480 sequence CGGATATGATGGCTTACCTGACAATGTGCGGTGGACGATGGATTACCGGCGATTATCAAAATTGCGTTTAGAATTGGATAAATTTCAGTCGAGATAAGTCACTGATTTCCCGCCCGTAGCTGACCCGATGGCCCTAATGCATCAACATTCTGATAACTGTCATCACGATCAACTGCTTGATCCGACCGCGAAACGTAAGCAATTGGCGATCGCGTTAATCCTGATTGGTGGGTTTGCCGCGATCGAGTGGGGGGCGGGGCAACTGAGCCATAGTCTTGCCTTGGTGGCGGAAGCTGGTCATATGGTGTCGGACTGTTTTGCCTTGGGGTTGGCCCTCGCTGCGACATTTATTACTCAACCGGCACTGCGCGATGGCTGGATTGGGCAACATCGATTAGAGGTTAACCCCGATCGGCGGGCGGAGACTTGGGCCGCGTTGATTAATGGCGTGGGCTTAGTGCTATTGGCCGGTTGGATCAGTTGGGAGGCTTGGGAAAGTCTGCATCAACCGGCGTTGGAAATCGCTACGCTACCGATGTTGCTGACGGCGATCGTCGGTGTGGTGATCAATGGTATTAACGTCAAGCTGTTACACCAAGGAAGTAGCGATGATTTGAACTTGAAAGGCGCGTATCTCCATATGATTGCGGATATGGCCAGCGCGATCGGTGTAATTATTGCTGCAGTTTTGGTCGCGGTATTTCACTGGATGGCTGCTGACTGCGTGATTAGTTTTGGCATTGCTGGCTTGATTCTGGTTTCGGCTTTACCGCTAGTGCAGCAAAGTTGGCAGCAGTTGCAGGCATCCGGGAGGGCGACGGACTAGAACCGTGAGCCGGGCTGTTGGAGAAACGTGAGTTCCTCTGGGGTGCTGGTCCGACCCAAAATTTCATTGCGGTGGGGGAAGCGACCAAATTGTTTGATCACCGCTTGGTGCTTCAGGGCATATTCGGGATAGCTTTTGAGTGCTGGCTCGGTAGCCAAACTCTGAAATAGCTCAACACAGCGATGCTGATTCGCGAGGTTTTCGCTGTGCTCGAAGGGCACGTAGAAGAAAACCCGCATCACCGGCGAAACATCTTGGTCAAAGTCACGATCGATGGCCTGACTTGCCACCATTAAGGCTTGCGCGTCACTGGCAAAGGCTTTGGGGGTGTCGCGAAACATGTTGCGGGGAAACTGATCGAGCACGATCGTCAGTGCGAGCGCCCCTTCGGCAGTTTCCATCCAGTCTTCGAAGCGCCCTTCTGTTGCTTGCTGGTAGACGCCCGAAAACCATTCCCGCACCGATTGGTCGAAGATGTCGTCTTTGATAAACCATTTTTTCTGTGGCTTCAGGTCAGGACGTCGAAAATCCTCGCCAAACCAAAATTGCAAAACTTTTTCGCCATGTCCCATTACGCGCACCTTTATGTCCTATTACGAGCACCTTGTGAAGTCCAATCAAGCCTGTCCAGCCCACAAGTAAACGCATCAGAAAGTCTGCTTGACCGGAGGATTTAACCGAGGATTTAAGTCAAACTAGTGGCAGATAGAGAGAGTTGTCAACTAGAGCAATTGTTCAACCAAGCATAAAAAATCCGGCGAGAGCAGAGCTTCAATCTCTCTCACCGGACAATCGCAACTTAAACGAGCAAATTTAACCTTCCAGATACTGGACGATGAAATCAAAGTAAGGCCCTGTTTCGGCCGCATCCGCATCGTTGAGCAGATTCAGCGCAACATCTTTGAGGCACTTCACCGCATCAACCATTCCGGCCATCGGTACGCCAAGGGAGTTGTACATTTCCCGTGCGCCGATCAGCCCGATCGTTTCGATCGGCTCTTTGTCACCAGCGAGGACACCGTAAGTCACAAGGCGCAAGTACCAACCGTAATCGCGAAGGCATTGTGCCCGTTGCTTACCACCGGCGGCATTCCCGCCAGCCGCGATGTAGTCGGGGTGAATCTTCCAGAGTTTTTGGCTAGCGTCATCAATAATGCGCTTCTCATTTTCCGTCAGGATTGCCGCAACCCGAGTGCGCTGCATCCCCGTGCGGAAGAAATTCTGCATGCTTTGCAGTTCACCGCTAGTAGGATACCGAAGCTCGTCGTCGGCTTGAAGAATGACTTGGCTAACTACGCTCATATTTAATGCGACTTTTTTAGAATCTGATTTGTAGTTTACCGACTTTCAGCCCGTGGACGAAGCGATCGCCCAGTTTTATGGGAATT is a genomic window containing:
- a CDS encoding cation diffusion facilitator family transporter, with amino-acid sequence MHQHSDNCHHDQLLDPTAKRKQLAIALILIGGFAAIEWGAGQLSHSLALVAEAGHMVSDCFALGLALAATFITQPALRDGWIGQHRLEVNPDRRAETWAALINGVGLVLLAGWISWEAWESLHQPALEIATLPMLLTAIVGVVINGINVKLLHQGSSDDLNLKGAYLHMIADMASAIGVIIAAVLVAVFHWMAADCVISFGIAGLILVSALPLVQQSWQQLQASGRATD
- a CDS encoding DUF924 family protein; amino-acid sequence: MGHGEKVLQFWFGEDFRRPDLKPQKKWFIKDDIFDQSVREWFSGVYQQATEGRFEDWMETAEGALALTIVLDQFPRNMFRDTPKAFASDAQALMVASQAIDRDFDQDVSPVMRVFFYVPFEHSENLANQHRCVELFQSLATEPALKSYPEYALKHQAVIKQFGRFPHRNEILGRTSTPEELTFLQQPGSRF
- the apcD gene encoding allophycocyanin subunit alpha-B, yielding MSVVSQVILQADDELRYPTSGELQSMQNFFRTGMQRTRVAAILTENEKRIIDDASQKLWKIHPDYIAAGGNAAGGKQRAQCLRDYGWYLRLVTYGVLAGDKEPIETIGLIGAREMYNSLGVPMAGMVDAVKCLKDVALNLLNDADAAETGPYFDFIVQYLEG